A genomic region of Leptolyngbyaceae cyanobacterium contains the following coding sequences:
- a CDS encoding type II toxin-antitoxin system RelE/ParE family toxin, giving the protein MAIINWTSQALADLEAIGDFIARDAPSFAQVFVDRVFQAVERLENFPRSGRIVPEFGQEDIREIIFGSYRIVYLVREDDLNILTVFHSSRLLRLSDLTNETTE; this is encoded by the coding sequence ATGGCAATAATAAACTGGACAAGTCAAGCTTTAGCTGATTTGGAAGCAATTGGTGATTTTATTGCGCGAGATGCACCGAGTTTTGCACAAGTATTTGTAGATCGGGTATTTCAGGCGGTAGAACGTCTGGAAAATTTTCCTCGTTCAGGACGTATAGTTCCAGAATTTGGTCAAGAAGATATTCGAGAGATTATTTTTGGTAGTTACCGGATTGTATATTTAGTGAGGGAAGATGATCTCAATATTTTAACAGTGTTTCATTCATCAAGGCTGCTTAGGCTTTCTGACTTAACGAACGAAACTACTGAGTAA
- a CDS encoding type II toxin-antitoxin system prevent-host-death family antitoxin — translation MAKYLTISEAQAKLPELPDELTDDLAIVTNHGQPVMAVISYEQLTSLLETLDILSDSEFANRLKESIVQAERGETISWEEAKRKLGL, via the coding sequence ATGGCTAAATATTTAACTATTAGTGAAGCACAAGCAAAACTGCCAGAATTACCAGATGAGTTGACCGACGATCTCGCGATCGTCACCAATCACGGTCAACCTGTGATGGCAGTTATTAGCTACGAACAGTTGACATCTCTTTTAGAAACTTTGGATATTCTTTCCGATTCGGAGTTCGCAAATCGGCTGAAAGAAAGTATAGTCCAAGCAGAACGAGGAGAAACAATTTCTTGGGAGGAAGCTAAAAGGAAATTAGGACTATGA
- a CDS encoding Uma2 family endonuclease, giving the protein MTTLQTKLPTDTWVVASWDEFIQISQDPAYQKAKCYYRNGQMRIETMGVGPNHAKDHGITFFAINLFCTIKAIALNGLDNCSYRKTGVREAQPDISYYIGERSQLAPTGSAVVNLDNVPPPDLAIEIADTSLADDIGAKRLLYEELEVAEYWVVDVQNAQIIAFAILANNGSRRITQSEILPGLPISLLEEALRRSRDENQAQVGAWLLAQFQQL; this is encoded by the coding sequence ATGACTACACTACAAACTAAACTACCAACTGACACCTGGGTAGTAGCGAGTTGGGATGAATTCATCCAGATAAGTCAAGACCCTGCTTATCAAAAAGCCAAATGCTACTACCGCAACGGACAAATGAGGATTGAAACAATGGGAGTTGGGCCAAATCACGCCAAAGATCATGGAATTACTTTCTTTGCCATTAACCTATTCTGCACTATCAAAGCTATTGCTCTTAACGGACTCGATAACTGTAGCTACCGAAAAACTGGAGTAAGAGAAGCGCAACCAGATATATCTTATTATATTGGAGAGCGATCGCAATTAGCACCAACCGGAAGCGCAGTAGTTAATCTCGATAACGTTCCACCACCAGATTTAGCGATTGAAATTGCCGATACAAGTTTAGCTGACGATATAGGAGCAAAACGATTACTTTACGAAGAATTAGAAGTTGCTGAATATTGGGTAGTAGACGTACAAAACGCTCAAATTATTGCTTTTGCTATTCTCGCTAATAATGGCAGTAGGCGCATTACTCAATCTGAAATTTTACCTGGATTACCAATTTCTTTACTAGAAGAAGCTTTACGGCGTAGTCGCGATGAAAATCAAGCACAGGTTGGCGCTTGGTTATTAGCGCAATTTCAGCAATTATAA
- a CDS encoding type II toxin-antitoxin system prevent-host-death family antitoxin: MLSYKITSPTDAKNDLFKLLDQVVENHQVYIINRGESENVALIAESDLLSLVETVYLLRSPANARRLMDAIEESKTGKIEPQTIAELQQELGIDKEEKKES, from the coding sequence ATGCTGTCTTACAAAATCACATCCCCAACTGATGCAAAAAATGACTTGTTTAAATTGTTAGACCAGGTAGTAGAAAATCATCAGGTCTATATCATTAACCGTGGTGAAAGTGAAAATGTAGCATTGATAGCTGAGTCAGATTTGCTAAGTTTAGTTGAGACGGTTTACCTTTTGCGATCGCCTGCAAATGCGCGTCGGTTAATGGATGCGATCGAAGAGTCTAAAACAGGAAAGATCGAACCGCAAACTATCGCAGAACTTCAACAGGAGTTGGGGATTGACAAAGAAGAAAAAAAAGAAAGCTGA
- a CDS encoding type II toxin-antitoxin system PemK/MazF family toxin — MTKPNHTEIWLVRFPFSDLTSTKLRPALILAVHREEFIILGIFSKVPVDNLRDTWVLIDENHPEFSQTGLKKQSLIRADKIATVSESVFEKKLGTLPSDILMLVQEALKKSLGIA, encoded by the coding sequence ATGACGAAGCCTAATCATACAGAAATTTGGTTAGTGCGGTTTCCATTTAGCGATCTCACTTCCACAAAACTTAGACCTGCTCTTATTTTAGCAGTTCATAGAGAAGAATTCATCATTTTAGGTATTTTCTCAAAAGTACCTGTTGATAATTTGCGGGATACTTGGGTGTTAATTGACGAAAATCATCCCGAATTTTCGCAAACTGGTCTGAAAAAGCAATCTTTAATTAGGGCAGATAAAATTGCGACCGTAAGTGAATCAGTATTTGAAAAAAAGTTAGGAACATTACCATCAGATATTCTGATGTTAGTACAAGAGGCTTTGAAAAAATCTCTTGGCATTGCTTAA
- a CDS encoding serine/threonine-protein kinase yields the protein MIEINIDDIQSDTSSFIKLIQEGNILVNRGDTLKDGKYTIRGVLGQGGFGITYRVRDENGRQFALKTLNDKAIAEPNFAKLHEDFMNEALRLAQFKNHPHIVKVYKLLQETVQKNNSRSSISLCCILMEYIEGTNLEELVQKRGAIPETEAVRYIQQIGDALTAIHSEGLLHRDVKPSNIILRASNSEAVLIDFGIARDFTATLSPHTILGTLCYGAPEQFDPTIAQPKEYTDVYALAATLYHLVTGTLPTSAVFRAMNAPLKPVKQIVPSLSDNLHNAIVSGMELLPQKRPQTVQSWLKLFSKSAAIPQPQPAKVSPIPAAVNISPLPQPQVPISPPSADDLSSDKGIDYRKLRDLLKAGSWKEADEETVEVILKVQGIGARLAALESIDNFPCTDLRTIDQLWIKYSNGRFGFSVQKRIWESVRGKPGLYDYYEMKEKFGDRVGWYVKKKDYWKRYWDLTFTQNAPLGHLPGWFLVNHFWAQESSERVDMGWEVEDWDGLEGSD from the coding sequence ATGATTGAGATAAACATTGATGACATTCAAAGCGATACTTCCAGCTTTATTAAACTTATTCAAGAGGGAAATATACTTGTTAACAGAGGGGATACATTAAAAGATGGTAAATACACCATCCGGGGAGTGCTGGGACAAGGTGGTTTTGGCATCACCTATCGCGTCAGGGATGAAAATGGGCGACAATTTGCGCTGAAAACACTCAACGATAAGGCAATTGCCGAACCAAATTTTGCTAAACTGCATGAAGATTTTATGAATGAGGCGCTACGGTTAGCGCAATTTAAAAATCATCCTCATATCGTTAAAGTTTATAAGTTACTACAAGAAACGGTTCAGAAAAATAATTCACGTTCTAGCATTTCCCTCTGCTGCATTTTGATGGAATATATCGAGGGAACTAATTTAGAGGAATTGGTGCAAAAGCGAGGTGCAATACCCGAAACAGAAGCGGTACGATATATTCAGCAAATTGGTGATGCTTTGACAGCGATACATAGCGAAGGGTTGCTGCATCGAGATGTGAAACCGAGTAATATAATTTTACGCGCTAGTAATTCCGAAGCGGTGTTAATTGATTTTGGCATTGCGCGAGATTTCACTGCAACTCTCTCACCTCATACAATTCTTGGTACTCTATGTTATGGAGCGCCAGAACAATTCGATCCCACAATTGCCCAGCCAAAAGAGTACACAGATGTTTATGCTTTAGCCGCAACACTTTATCATTTGGTGACGGGTACGTTGCCAACTTCTGCTGTATTTAGGGCAATGAATGCGCCTTTAAAACCAGTAAAACAGATTGTGCCGAGTTTGAGTGATAATCTGCATAATGCAATAGTTTCGGGAATGGAGTTATTACCCCAAAAACGTCCTCAAACGGTGCAAAGTTGGTTAAAATTATTTAGCAAATCTGCCGCAATTCCTCAACCTCAACCTGCAAAAGTTTCTCCTATTCCTGCTGCGGTTAATATTTCTCCTCTCCCACAACCTCAAGTACCTATCTCACCACCATCCGCAGATGATTTAAGTTCGGATAAAGGCATAGATTATCGGAAGTTGCGAGATTTATTGAAGGCGGGAAGTTGGAAAGAAGCTGATGAGGAAACAGTGGAGGTGATCCTGAAGGTGCAGGGAATAGGAGCCAGGTTGGCTGCTCTTGAGAGTATCGACAATTTTCCTTGCACAGATTTACGTACTATCGACCAACTTTGGATAAAATACAGTAATGGACGCTTTGGCTTTTCCGTGCAAAAGCGCATTTGGGAAAGTGTCCGGGGAAAACCCGGTTTGTATGATTATTACGAAATGAAGGAGAAGTTCGGCGATCGTGTAGGCTGGTATGTGAAAAAGAAAGACTACTGGAAACGGTACTGGGATCTCACCTTCACCCAAAATGCTCCCTTGGGGCATCTCCCGGGTTGGTTTTTGGTGAATCATTTCTGGGCGCAAGAGTCGTCGGAGAGGGTGGATATGGGTTGGGAGGTGGAAGACTGGGATGGGTTGGAAGGGAGTGATTAA
- a CDS encoding amino acid ABC transporter ATP-binding protein, with protein MKDTTPAILFEGIEKSFGSLKVLQGIGGYINRGEVVAVIGSSGCGKSTLLRCFNRLEAINGGRLVVNGIDLSHPNIGQKQLRRLRSQVGMVFQQFNLFPHLTVLENLTLAPRQVLGKSRAESEEQGRFYLEKVGLAQKAAAYPEQLSGGQKQRVAIARSLCMNPQIILFDEPTSALDPELVGEVLLVMQQLAQEGMTMVVVTHEMQFARDVAHRVIFMDKGLVAEEGAAKEVMTQPKCDRLRTFLSRMNFA; from the coding sequence ATGAAAGATACTACCCCGGCTATTTTATTTGAAGGAATCGAGAAAAGCTTTGGTTCTCTGAAGGTGTTACAAGGAATAGGAGGTTATATTAATCGCGGGGAAGTAGTTGCGGTAATTGGTTCGAGTGGTTGTGGAAAAAGTACGCTGTTGCGTTGTTTTAACCGTTTAGAGGCAATTAACGGCGGACGTTTGGTGGTGAATGGGATAGATTTGTCTCATCCAAACATCGGTCAAAAGCAATTGCGAAGATTGCGATCGCAAGTTGGCATGGTATTTCAGCAGTTTAATTTATTTCCCCATTTAACGGTGTTGGAAAACTTAACATTAGCGCCACGTCAAGTATTAGGAAAATCCCGTGCGGAAAGTGAAGAACAGGGGCGATTTTATTTAGAAAAAGTAGGTTTAGCTCAAAAAGCAGCAGCTTATCCCGAACAACTATCTGGGGGACAAAAGCAACGAGTTGCGATCGCGCGTAGTCTGTGCATGAATCCCCAAATCATCTTATTCGATGAACCTACCAGCGCCCTCGATCCTGAGTTGGTGGGAGAAGTGCTGTTAGTCATGCAGCAACTTGCACAAGAAGGAATGACGATGGTGGTAGTTACTCACGAAATGCAGTTCGCCCGCGATGTAGCGCACCGAGTAATATTTATGGATAAAGGATTGGTAGCAGAAGAAGGTGCGGCAAAGGAAGTTATGACTCAACCAAAATGCGATCGGTTGCGTACTTTTTTGAGTAGGATGAATTTTGCTTAA
- a CDS encoding ABC transporter permease subunit (The N-terminal region of this protein, as described by TIGR01726, is a three transmembrane segment that identifies a subfamily of ABC transporter permease subunits, which specificities that include histidine, arginine, glutamine, glutamate, L-cystine (sic), the opines (in Agrobacterium) octopine and nopaline, etc.) gives MYKLFQSLKLRLSLVFGLICLLVFCFSLLVTSPVNAQKTLKVATEPSFPPFEFQGKNGELVGFDIDIVRAIGKAAGFEVQFQSLPFDGIIPALQAKTIDAAVSAMTITAERQKVVDFSRPYFKAGLAIATKANNQNITSLESLANRRIAVQIGTTGAEEAKTIPGAQIRTFDNAPLALQELLNGNVDAVINDAPVTLYAIKENNLTGLKITSELLTEEYYGIPITKGSPNLENINKGLTTILENGTYAQIYRKWFNAEPPQLPATTAVDSSASSVNAIAIILAALPSLLKGALVTLYLTTFSVILGMISGSLIGIARLSPIKPLRWATVAYIDFFRGTPLLVQIFMIYFGLPALIQGFGLEFSFNRLTAAVMALSLNSAAYIGEIVRAGIQSIEKGQTEAAQSLGLGNVETMRYVIFPQALRRMLPPLGNEFITMLKDTSLVAVIGFEELFRQGQLIVSNNYRAFEIYAAVALVYLVLTLLSSRAFSWLEKWMNPVNKPSKVNLPLTTE, from the coding sequence ATGTACAAGTTATTTCAGTCTCTTAAACTACGCTTGTCTTTAGTTTTTGGCTTAATTTGTTTATTGGTTTTCTGCTTTTCTCTACTGGTTACCAGTCCCGTCAATGCTCAAAAGACATTGAAAGTTGCCACGGAACCATCTTTTCCCCCTTTTGAATTTCAAGGAAAAAACGGCGAATTAGTTGGTTTTGATATTGACATTGTTAGGGCAATTGGCAAAGCGGCTGGTTTTGAGGTGCAATTTCAAAGTTTGCCTTTTGATGGCATTATCCCTGCTTTACAAGCAAAAACTATCGATGCTGCCGTAAGTGCGATGACAATTACGGCAGAACGTCAAAAAGTGGTGGATTTTTCCCGTCCTTATTTTAAAGCAGGATTAGCGATCGCAACTAAAGCAAATAATCAAAATATCACATCTTTAGAAAGCCTTGCCAACCGACGCATTGCTGTGCAGATTGGTACTACTGGTGCTGAAGAAGCCAAAACAATTCCCGGCGCTCAAATTCGTACTTTTGATAACGCACCACTAGCATTACAAGAATTACTTAATGGTAACGTTGATGCAGTGATTAACGATGCACCAGTAACTCTTTATGCCATCAAAGAAAATAATTTAACCGGATTAAAAATTACATCCGAATTACTTACAGAAGAATATTATGGTATCCCTATAACAAAGGGTTCTCCCAATTTAGAAAACATTAATAAAGGGCTAACAACTATTTTGGAAAATGGCACTTATGCCCAAATTTATCGCAAATGGTTTAATGCCGAACCGCCACAATTACCTGCAACTACTGCTGTTGATAGTTCAGCTAGTTCTGTAAATGCGATCGCAATTATTCTTGCCGCCCTACCAAGTTTACTAAAAGGAGCATTAGTCACCCTATATTTAACCACATTTTCTGTAATTTTAGGCATGATTAGTGGTTCCTTAATTGGGATCGCCCGCCTCTCACCAATTAAGCCATTACGTTGGGCAACCGTAGCCTATATTGACTTTTTTAGAGGCACGCCATTACTAGTCCAAATATTTATGATTTACTTTGGTTTACCAGCATTAATCCAAGGATTTGGCCTAGAATTTAGTTTCAATCGATTAACAGCAGCAGTCATGGCGCTAAGTTTAAATAGCGCTGCTTATATTGGAGAAATCGTTCGCGCCGGTATTCAATCAATTGAAAAAGGGCAAACAGAAGCCGCCCAATCTTTAGGATTAGGAAATGTGGAAACCATGCGCTATGTAATTTTTCCCCAAGCATTGCGGCGAATGCTACCACCTTTAGGTAATGAGTTTATCACCATGCTCAAAGATACTAGCTTAGTGGCAGTAATTGGTTTTGAAGAATTATTCCGCCAAGGTCAACTAATTGTATCAAATAACTATCGTGCATTTGAAATTTATGCCGCAGTTGCCTTAGTTTATTTAGTACTAACTTTACTTTCTTCCCGTGCTTTCAGTTGGTTGGAAAAATGGATGAATCCGGTTAATAAACCCAGCAAAGTTAATCTGCCATTAACAACTGAATAG
- a CDS encoding amidohydrolase: MISLSLPLMELSGDLLSSLTILRREIHQNPELAGKEISTAQKIKNFVSLHNPNEIITDIGKTGLAAIYTGAKPGPTIVIRGDMDAVPIEEINTFSHRSKCQGISHMCGHDGHVTIVSGLAPLLNQNPIKSGRVILLFQPAEETGEGADWIVNSEKFKKLAPDYIFGLHNLPQYPFGSVLIKSGTFAAASKGMIVKLKGATSHAAHPEDGNSPALAVAEIITELTKLPSRQEFFQDFVLLTVIHSRLGEVAFGTTPGEAEVMATLRSYQDADMAVLTQKAIDLVETAAKNYNLDVEISWTEEFPATVNHQEAVKIVHQAVADCNYHCIEVEKPFRWSEDFGHYTRHYKGAYFGLGAGEKYPQLHNCDYDFPDELIKHGVKIFSKVIYNLLGASYT; the protein is encoded by the coding sequence ATGATTAGCTTATCATTACCTTTAATGGAATTATCGGGCGACTTGTTAAGCTCGCTGACTATTTTGAGAAGAGAGATTCATCAGAATCCTGAATTAGCAGGCAAAGAAATATCAACTGCTCAAAAAATTAAAAACTTTGTCTCACTGCACAACCCAAATGAAATCATCACAGATATTGGCAAAACGGGATTGGCGGCAATTTATACGGGTGCAAAACCAGGCCCAACTATTGTGATTCGTGGCGATATGGATGCCGTACCCATCGAGGAAATCAATACATTTTCTCACCGCTCAAAATGTCAGGGAATTTCGCATATGTGCGGTCACGATGGTCACGTCACCATAGTTTCCGGGTTAGCACCTTTATTAAATCAAAATCCGATTAAAAGTGGTAGAGTTATTCTATTATTTCAACCAGCGGAAGAAACAGGTGAAGGCGCTGACTGGATAGTAAATTCAGAAAAGTTTAAAAAGTTAGCACCAGATTATATTTTTGGCTTGCATAATCTACCTCAATATCCTTTTGGTAGCGTGCTAATCAAATCAGGCACTTTTGCGGCAGCTTCTAAAGGAATGATTGTTAAATTAAAAGGAGCAACTTCTCATGCAGCGCACCCGGAAGATGGCAATAGTCCGGCTTTAGCAGTAGCAGAAATTATCACGGAATTAACTAAGTTACCATCAAGACAAGAATTTTTCCAAGATTTTGTATTACTTACAGTTATTCATAGCAGATTAGGTGAAGTAGCTTTTGGTACGACTCCCGGTGAAGCAGAAGTGATGGCTACTTTGAGAAGTTATCAAGATGCTGATATGGCAGTTTTAACTCAAAAAGCAATAGATTTAGTAGAGACGGCAGCGAAAAATTATAACCTAGATGTAGAAATCTCTTGGACAGAAGAATTCCCAGCTACGGTGAATCATCAAGAAGCTGTAAAAATTGTCCATCAAGCGGTTGCTGATTGCAATTATCATTGCATTGAAGTAGAAAAGCCTTTCCGTTGGTCGGAAGATTTCGGCCATTACACCCGCCATTATAAAGGAGCATATTTCGGTTTAGGTGCGGGAGAAAAATATCCTCAATTGCATAATTGCGATTACGATTTCCCTGATGAATTAATCAAGCATGGGGTGAAGATTTTTTCAAAGGTTATTTATAACTTACTTGGTGCTAGCTATACTTAA
- a CDS encoding filamentous hemagglutinin N-terminal domain-containing protein, protein MKKYSCFIWSALGITGASLLIANPTTAQIVPDATLPDNSIVTPQGNVNLIEGGTTTGSNLFHSFREFSIPTGGTVFFNNAINIQNIFSRVTGNAISNIDGLIRANGSANLFLLNPNGIIFGGNARLNIGGSFLASTANSINFTDGTQFSATATQTAPLLTVSIPTGLQYGANSGNIIVQGEGLLLPESTLEETNEQGIARELAFLNSPIGLQVQPKRTIALVGGDVTLQGGIIKAPSGRIELGSVTGSGLVTLNPTNSGWSLGYERVQNFGNIQLEKQSWAFASGEGAGDIQVRGRRLTLTDASQIVTNTLGSETAGNLVVTTSETVELLGKAPDNQSVSRLVATTYGTGSASNVTINTRRLVLQNGGVGTVSTGDGRVGDLTINASESVELKGISSNEQSASGLITVTGGKGDAGNVTINTGSLTIANGLIITLNIGEGKAGDITVNASESVELASSNVKIASAMLAGTGNQGDAGNVTINTGRFAIENGAIITGTTGEGKAGNITVNANESVELKSTLPDAIIPSGLAAGTASKGDAGNVTINTGRFAIDNAGILTITSGEGKAGNISVNASDSVELGGILGAGNAGNITIITGKSIAEDFVKGDGNAANIINKAINLVNLNDGASRVQNGSGLLAQAQSKGDAGNVTITTRELLVRDGAGVNVRSEKEGNPGSLFVNSRNLILNNQGSLNASSSTGQGGNIQLQGRSIQLRHQSEISAASAPGTAEGNIGINVESLVLLEGSQIRTDAIDPNGGSNIRITSDNSAGLVIFQSLDSAISASGDVTVEANIQPQTSNIPQVEVVDATALIASTCRRDSSQQSQFTVTGRGGLPYNPNEILNDDAIWIDLRQTIDEKPPLQEENIRSFLPSNRKSASEIVEAQGWLIGSDGKVILTANPLTVTAYSPGIVSPSCHH, encoded by the coding sequence ATGAAAAAATATTCTTGCTTTATTTGGTCTGCATTAGGTATTACAGGGGCATCACTTTTAATTGCTAACCCAACTACGGCACAAATTGTACCAGATGCTACTTTGCCAGATAATTCGATTGTTACGCCACAAGGAAATGTTAATTTAATTGAGGGAGGAACAACAACGGGTAGTAATTTATTTCACAGTTTTAGAGAATTTTCTATTCCTACTGGTGGCACGGTATTTTTTAATAATGCAATCAATATTCAAAATATATTTAGTCGGGTGACGGGTAACGCAATTTCTAATATTGATGGGTTAATTCGTGCCAATGGAAGTGCTAACTTATTTTTATTAAATCCCAACGGAATAATTTTTGGTGGAAATGCACGTTTAAATATTGGTGGCTCGTTTTTAGCAAGTACGGCAAATAGCATCAACTTTACTGATGGAACTCAATTTAGCGCAACTGCTACCCAAACTGCACCTTTATTAACAGTTAGCATACCGACTGGGTTACAATACGGAGCCAATTCAGGAAATATCATCGTACAAGGTGAAGGTCTATTATTACCGGAATCAACTTTAGAAGAAACCAACGAACAAGGAATTGCTAGAGAACTAGCATTTTTAAACAGTCCGATTGGTTTGCAGGTACAACCTAAGCGAACTATCGCTTTAGTTGGCGGTGATGTAACCCTACAAGGAGGAATTATAAAAGCACCCTCCGGAAGAATTGAATTAGGAAGCGTTACCGGGTCTGGTTTAGTAACTTTAAATCCTACTAATTCTGGTTGGTCATTAGGATATGAAAGAGTGCAGAATTTTGGCAATATCCAGCTGGAAAAACAATCTTGGGCTTTTGCAAGCGGTGAAGGTGCAGGGGATATTCAAGTGCGTGGGAGGCGCTTAACATTAACGGATGCTTCCCAAATTGTTACTAATACTTTGGGGTCAGAAACAGCCGGAAATTTAGTAGTAACAACATCTGAAACGGTGGAATTGTTGGGAAAAGCACCTGATAATCAGTCCGTGAGTAGATTGGTGGCGACTACTTACGGTACTGGCAGTGCTAGCAATGTAACTATTAATACTAGAAGGCTCGTTCTTCAGAACGGGGGAGTCGGAACGGTCAGCACTGGAGATGGTAGGGTAGGAGACTTGACTATCAACGCTTCCGAGTCGGTGGAACTGAAAGGAATTTCTAGCAACGAACAATCTGCTAGCGGTTTGATTACGGTTACAGGGGGTAAGGGAGATGCAGGAAACGTAACAATTAATACCGGGAGCTTAACGATCGCAAATGGGTTAATCATCACTTTAAATATCGGTGAAGGTAAAGCAGGAGATATTACTGTCAATGCTTCCGAGTCAGTAGAACTGGCATCATCTAATGTAAAAATTGCTAGTGCAATGCTGGCGGGTACTGGCAATCAGGGAGACGCAGGAAACGTAACAATTAATACCGGACGTTTTGCGATCGAGAATGGCGCAATAATAACCGGAACGACAGGGGAAGGCAAAGCCGGAAATATCACTGTCAATGCTAATGAGTCGGTAGAACTAAAAAGCACTTTACCGGATGCAATCATTCCCAGTGGTTTGGCTGCGGGAACTGCCAGTAAGGGAGATGCGGGTAACGTAACAATTAACACCGGACGTTTTGCGATCGATAATGCGGGAATCCTTACTATCACTAGTGGAGAAGGTAAAGCCGGAAACATCAGCGTCAATGCTTCCGATTCTGTTGAGTTGGGTGGTATCTTGGGTGCTGGAAATGCTGGGAACATAACAATTATTACCGGAAAATCGATCGCAGAAGATTTCGTTAAAGGAGATGGAAACGCGGCAAATATAATTAACAAAGCTATTAATTTAGTAAATTTGAACGATGGTGCGTCTAGGGTGCAAAATGGTAGCGGTTTACTTGCTCAAGCTCAATCTAAAGGAGATGCAGGTAACGTGACAATTACTACTAGAGAGTTGCTTGTCCGAGATGGAGCAGGTGTTAATGTCAGAAGTGAAAAAGAAGGAAATCCCGGTAGTTTATTTGTTAATTCTCGTAACCTGATTTTAAACAATCAAGGCTCTCTTAATGCTTCATCTTCCACTGGTCAAGGGGGCAATATTCAATTGCAAGGAAGAAGTATTCAGTTGCGCCATCAAAGTGAAATTTCTGCTGCTTCAGCACCCGGTACCGCTGAAGGTAATATAGGAATTAATGTAGAAAGTTTAGTGTTATTAGAAGGTAGTCAAATCAGAACTGATGCGATAGATCCAAATGGCGGTAGTAACATCAGAATCACAAGCGATAATAGTGCTGGCTTGGTGATTTTTCAATCTCTAGATAGCGCGATTAGTGCTAGTGGTGACGTAACTGTAGAAGCAAATATTCAGCCACAAACGTCTAATATTCCGCAAGTGGAAGTGGTGGATGCTACTGCTTTGATTGCTTCTACCTGTCGTCGTGATAGTTCCCAACAAAGTCAATTTACGGTTACTGGTAGGGGTGGGTTGCCTTATAATCCTAATGAAATTTTAAATGACGATGCTATTTGGATTGATTTAAGGCAAACGATTGATGAAAAGCCGCCTTTACAAGAAGAAAACATTCGTTCTTTTCTGCCATCTAATCGTAAATCTGCTAGTGAAATTGTGGAAGCGCAAGGATGGTTAATTGGGTCAGATGGTAAGGTAATTCTGACTGCTAATCCATTAACTGTGACTGCTTATTCTCCGGGAATAGTTTCGCCGTCTTGTCACCATTGA